Proteins from a single region of Sphaerochaeta globosa str. Buddy:
- the thrH gene encoding bifunctional phosphoserine phosphatase/homoserine phosphotransferase ThrH, whose amino-acid sequence MDIVCLDMEGVLVPEIWINVALRTGIEELKITTREEPDYDKLMANRIRILKEHNLHLSDIQQVIDGMGPLEGAYEFLKALRSMTQVVILSDTFTEFAQPLMRQLDYPMIWCNSLEVDDQNMIVRHRMRLHDGKRKAIQALKVLNYRTFAAGDSYNDLNMIREADGGCLFRAPQTILTQCPDLRITNTYEEFLSEIEDFLKA is encoded by the coding sequence ATGGATATTGTCTGTCTTGATATGGAAGGGGTACTCGTACCGGAAATCTGGATTAATGTTGCCTTGCGTACCGGCATTGAAGAGCTGAAGATTACAACCCGCGAGGAGCCTGATTACGACAAGCTCATGGCCAACCGCATTAGGATTCTCAAAGAGCACAACCTGCATCTTTCCGATATCCAGCAGGTAATCGACGGTATGGGACCGCTTGAAGGTGCCTATGAGTTCCTCAAGGCTCTTAGGTCGATGACTCAGGTGGTAATCCTCAGTGACACCTTTACCGAGTTCGCCCAGCCTCTGATGCGCCAACTCGACTATCCTATGATTTGGTGCAACAGCCTTGAGGTCGACGATCAGAATATGATTGTGCGCCACCGTATGCGGCTGCATGACGGCAAGCGAAAGGCAATTCAGGCGCTGAAGGTCCTGAACTATCGTACCTTTGCAGCAGGCGACTCCTACAACGATTTGAATATGATCAGGGAAGCTGATGGCGGTTGTCTTTTCCGTGCACCCCAAACCATACTCACCCAGTGTCCCGATCTACGCATCACCAACACGTACGAAGAGTTTCTTTCTGAGATCGAGGATTTCCTGAAAGCATGA
- a CDS encoding SAM hydrolase/SAM-dependent halogenase family protein — protein sequence MKSRLKNELIANQAWKERKTVVFLSDFGTGDGAVSAMHGVANSISNSIRLDDLTHDIPQFNIWEASYRLAQALPYWAAGTVFVCVVDPGVGSDRKSIAALTESGHVVVTPDNGTLTHVADRIGLVEVRTINVEDNRLSGSQMSYTFFGRDVYAYTGARLAAGLIEFEQLGPILPKLVKLKIERARLESTSLIGSIDIHDSRYGSLWTNIGNEFLSQLGVDWGDQLQVVITKNGRIVYGYHLPLCKAFTDVDKGEPLIYVNSLLKLAIAVNQGSFAATYQIGTGEGWKITFSVVS from the coding sequence ATGAAGAGTCGACTCAAAAATGAGCTTATAGCAAACCAAGCATGGAAAGAACGGAAGACCGTAGTTTTCCTCAGTGATTTTGGTACCGGCGATGGAGCTGTCTCTGCCATGCACGGGGTGGCCAACAGCATTTCCAACAGCATTCGGTTGGACGACTTGACCCACGACATCCCTCAATTCAACATCTGGGAAGCTTCCTACCGGCTTGCCCAAGCTTTGCCGTATTGGGCTGCCGGTACCGTATTTGTGTGTGTGGTCGACCCCGGGGTGGGTTCAGACCGCAAGAGTATTGCCGCCCTGACCGAAAGTGGGCATGTGGTGGTGACGCCTGACAACGGGACCCTTACCCATGTTGCCGACCGCATCGGATTGGTGGAAGTACGTACGATCAACGTGGAGGATAACCGGCTTAGCGGCAGCCAGATGAGTTACACGTTTTTCGGTCGCGATGTCTATGCATATACAGGGGCCCGTCTTGCTGCCGGACTCATAGAATTTGAGCAACTAGGTCCGATTCTTCCCAAACTGGTCAAGTTGAAGATTGAGCGGGCACGCCTTGAAAGCACGTCCCTCATTGGTTCCATCGATATTCATGATAGCCGCTACGGTTCGTTGTGGACGAATATCGGCAATGAATTCTTGTCTCAGTTGGGCGTAGACTGGGGCGATCAGCTGCAAGTGGTGATTACCAAGAACGGAAGAATCGTGTACGGCTACCATCTGCCCCTCTGCAAGGCGTTCACTGATGTGGACAAAGGGGAGCCGTTGATTTATGTCAACAGCCTGCTTAAGCTTGCAATTGCCGTCAATCAGGGGAGTTTTGCTGCAACCTATCAAATCGGCACGGGTGAAGGGTGGAAAATTACCTTTTCAGTGGTATCATGA
- a CDS encoding ECF-type riboflavin transporter substrate-binding protein, with protein sequence MSTSKGMQAVKMVVIIAIGAALYGVGGLISIPVFANTTIKPAMAILALFAAVYGPVIGFLVGFLGHLLTDLFAGWGVWLTWVLGSGIVGAAIGLFGKMSNHTIDKGELPRSSIGLFILLSFLGNFIGYMISALLDYLFFAEPMDKVITQQLIIAFSNTIVIAILGTLLLMLVVRRNASNKNLAKDNEA encoded by the coding sequence ATGAGTACATCAAAAGGTATGCAGGCGGTAAAAATGGTGGTGATTATCGCCATCGGTGCAGCACTCTATGGAGTCGGCGGTCTGATCAGCATCCCGGTGTTTGCCAACACAACCATTAAGCCGGCAATGGCGATTTTGGCTCTGTTTGCCGCAGTTTACGGGCCTGTCATCGGCTTTCTGGTCGGCTTTCTCGGGCATCTGCTTACTGATTTGTTTGCAGGTTGGGGTGTTTGGCTTACTTGGGTGCTCGGTAGCGGAATCGTAGGTGCTGCCATCGGCCTGTTCGGAAAAATGAGCAACCATACCATTGATAAGGGAGAGCTTCCCCGGTCTTCGATCGGCTTGTTCATCCTGCTCTCTTTCTTGGGTAACTTCATCGGCTATATGATCAGCGCCCTGCTTGACTACCTTTTCTTTGCCGAACCCATGGACAAGGTCATCACCCAGCAGTTGATCATCGCCTTCTCCAATACCATCGTCATCGCAATCCTTGGCACCTTGCTACTCATGCTCGTCGTGAGACGCAATGCAAGCAACAAGAATCTAGCCAAAGACAACGAGGCATAA
- a CDS encoding DUF3744 domain-containing protein has translation MQEDLITFNDFSFTYQAQTEATLKHINLSIRKGEKILIAGPSGSGKSTLGYCINALIPHAFGGTMEGSVTVCGLDIQSSDIYAVNQKVGTVMQDTDAQFVALSTAEDIAFSLENQCMGQQSMQTLVRNMARVVDMEDFLTHSPQDLSGGQKQRVSLAGVLVDDVQVLLFDEPLANLDPETGRVAISLIDELHRTTDTTIIIIEHRLEDVLSCPVDRILVMQEGSLVVDAAPGKLLSSALLPSMGIRDPLYLAALRLAGCDIASLGDASRLDAMTVESCAPNLASWYTKSRKEHRSLTRPVQLEIKDLCYSYDGIKGALQSMNATLHQGEMVSILGSNGAGKSTLAQLLMGVLRQDSGDILFEGQLLNDYSSSQRSSMIGFVMQNPNHMISCDLVYDEVAFALRQRGYREQDIHDRVMDVLGLCALRPFHHWPISALSYGQKKRVTIASILVTQPKLLILDEPTSGQDYVRYTALMEFLSHLNRTIGLTIVFITHDMHLALEYTQRSLVLHEGSLLCDKSTAEVFSDEALLATANLKVTSLYTLAKRCGIDDIPSFIDTFVQAEAMGRSVVTDVAQIPWKPLTPLASVQKEKPKKRVQKGGRKFGFTLSYESTDSLLHPLNGVTKLGVFLLWIIFSLTTFDLRFLVFGTACSFTLLLASKIPLRKFKPYILGMCTIIALNALFIYLFSPDQGTRYLGTRTVVFGSESARYALTEETLFYLLVVCLKYFSLFPMALLFVSITHPSEFASSLNRLGLSYRISYAVGLALRYLPEVTSSYLHILHAQMARGVDISKAVSLGKRIASVSRILAPLVLSSLDRIEVITNAMILRGFGRMERRTWYMSRCLKARDYVALGLAVLLVTVSLWVRLGTKVMFWYPF, from the coding sequence ATGCAAGAAGATCTCATCACGTTCAACGACTTCAGCTTTACCTATCAAGCCCAGACGGAAGCCACGCTCAAGCATATCAATCTCAGCATTAGGAAAGGTGAGAAAATACTGATAGCTGGTCCGTCGGGCAGTGGGAAAAGCACGCTTGGTTATTGTATAAATGCCCTCATTCCCCACGCCTTCGGTGGGACTATGGAAGGCAGTGTCACGGTGTGCGGCTTGGATATCCAAAGCTCGGATATCTATGCGGTCAACCAGAAAGTCGGGACGGTGATGCAGGATACCGATGCACAATTTGTTGCCTTGAGCACCGCCGAGGATATTGCCTTTTCTCTGGAAAACCAGTGCATGGGGCAGCAAAGTATGCAAACCTTGGTCAGGAATATGGCACGTGTTGTCGATATGGAGGATTTCCTCACCCATAGTCCGCAGGATTTGTCCGGTGGACAGAAACAACGTGTTTCGCTTGCCGGTGTTTTGGTGGACGATGTTCAGGTGCTGCTCTTTGACGAGCCGCTGGCCAACCTTGATCCTGAAACCGGCAGGGTTGCCATTTCCTTGATCGACGAGCTCCATAGGACAACTGATACGACGATTATCATCATCGAACATCGCCTCGAGGATGTGCTTTCCTGCCCAGTCGATAGGATATTGGTGATGCAGGAGGGCAGCCTCGTTGTTGATGCCGCTCCAGGGAAGCTGCTCAGTTCGGCACTCCTTCCTTCCATGGGCATCCGCGATCCTCTGTATCTGGCTGCTTTGCGGTTGGCCGGCTGTGACATTGCCTCCCTTGGTGATGCAAGCCGTCTCGATGCAATGACCGTGGAGAGCTGTGCACCCAACCTTGCGTCTTGGTATACGAAAAGCCGCAAGGAACACCGGTCGTTGACCCGTCCCGTCCAGTTGGAGATCAAGGACCTTTGTTACTCCTACGATGGCATCAAGGGTGCCTTGCAATCGATGAATGCAACCCTGCATCAGGGAGAAATGGTAAGCATCCTTGGAAGTAACGGGGCAGGGAAGTCGACCCTCGCCCAACTTCTGATGGGAGTGCTGAGGCAGGATAGTGGGGATATTCTGTTTGAAGGCCAGCTGCTCAACGACTATTCGTCCAGCCAACGCTCCTCGATGATCGGGTTTGTGATGCAGAATCCCAATCATATGATCAGCTGCGATTTGGTCTACGATGAGGTGGCGTTTGCCCTGCGCCAACGCGGTTACCGTGAACAGGATATACACGATCGGGTGATGGATGTGCTTGGCCTGTGTGCCTTGCGCCCCTTCCATCATTGGCCGATCTCGGCTCTCAGCTATGGGCAGAAGAAACGGGTAACCATAGCATCCATTCTAGTCACCCAGCCCAAGCTGCTTATTCTTGATGAGCCGACCAGCGGACAGGATTATGTACGCTATACCGCCTTGATGGAGTTTTTGAGTCATCTCAATCGTACCATCGGCCTTACGATTGTGTTCATAACGCACGACATGCATCTGGCTCTGGAGTATACCCAGCGTTCCCTGGTTTTGCATGAGGGTTCGCTTCTATGCGACAAGAGCACCGCGGAAGTCTTCAGCGATGAAGCACTCCTGGCTACAGCAAATCTGAAGGTTACCAGCCTCTACACCCTTGCCAAGCGGTGTGGCATTGACGATATCCCCTCGTTCATCGATACGTTTGTGCAAGCCGAGGCAATGGGACGGAGTGTGGTTACCGATGTCGCCCAGATTCCTTGGAAACCCCTGACTCCGCTTGCGTCTGTTCAGAAGGAGAAACCAAAGAAACGAGTGCAAAAGGGGGGACGAAAGTTTGGATTCACCCTCTCCTACGAAAGTACCGATTCTTTGTTGCATCCTCTCAATGGAGTGACAAAACTGGGAGTGTTCCTGCTGTGGATCATCTTTAGCCTCACCACCTTCGATCTACGGTTTTTAGTCTTTGGCACTGCCTGTTCCTTTACGCTTTTGCTCGCTTCCAAAATTCCGCTACGCAAATTCAAACCCTATATTTTGGGTATGTGCACCATCATTGCCCTGAATGCCCTCTTTATCTACCTCTTCTCTCCCGACCAAGGAACCCGCTATCTCGGGACCAGGACGGTAGTTTTCGGTTCTGAAAGTGCGCGGTATGCCCTGACTGAGGAGACACTGTTCTACTTGTTGGTGGTCTGCCTCAAGTATTTCTCACTCTTTCCCATGGCGCTTCTGTTCGTCAGCATCACCCATCCTTCTGAATTTGCCTCTTCGCTCAATCGTCTGGGGCTTTCCTACAGGATCAGTTATGCAGTAGGACTTGCCCTTCGCTACCTGCCGGAGGTCACCTCCAGCTATCTGCATATTCTTCACGCCCAGATGGCGCGTGGGGTGGATATCTCTAAAGCAGTCTCCTTGGGTAAGCGAATTGCATCGGTAAGCAGGATTCTTGCCCCGTTGGTACTCTCCAGCCTCGACCGTATAGAGGTGATAACCAATGCCATGATCCTCAGGGGTTTTGGACGTATGGAGAGGCGAACCTGGTATATGAGTCGTTGCCTGAAGGCACGAGATTATGTCGCCCTTGGACTGGCTGTGCTTCTGGTGACTGTGAGTCTTTGGGTGCGGTTAGGAACGAAAGTCATGTTTTGGTATCCTTTCTAG
- a CDS encoding TraR/DksA family transcriptional regulator, which produces MVSDTFVLEMEEQLIAMRKELLDKLTEDNSDFREMVNAMGIKDSIDVAADDIAFKKMEAINKHEANRLRSIENALARIHNGKYGHCLKCLKKIPEERLRAIPYAVLCVDCKNAEEVPGRR; this is translated from the coding sequence ATGGTGTCCGATACGTTTGTACTAGAGATGGAAGAGCAGCTTATTGCCATGAGAAAGGAATTGCTGGACAAGTTGACCGAAGACAACAGTGACTTTCGGGAGATGGTCAATGCCATGGGTATTAAGGACAGCATCGATGTTGCAGCGGATGATATAGCCTTCAAGAAGATGGAAGCAATCAACAAGCATGAGGCAAACCGCCTGCGCTCGATTGAGAATGCTCTGGCCCGAATTCATAACGGCAAGTACGGCCATTGCTTGAAATGTTTGAAAAAGATTCCTGAAGAGCGCCTGCGGGCAATTCCCTATGCAGTATTGTGCGTAGATTGCAAGAATGCCGAGGAAGTACCAGGAAGACGATAA
- a CDS encoding MBL fold metallo-hydrolase → MFVERLVVGPYQTNCYILGDEETSSAWIIDPGSDESAIIRRIEKRNVTPVAILLTHTHWDHITALGALKNHWPELEILVSEEDSLYLGPDGYDNLKQVCFDKSFWDKYEEELSNLPQPTAFLHDGQLLQDSHLSVLVTPGHTPGGLCFYHEEGQFMFTGDTLFAGSIGRTDLQGGSYSRIVESCQRLLKLPEEVQILPGHGPASTIAREQHNPYL, encoded by the coding sequence ATGTTTGTCGAACGACTTGTGGTGGGACCTTACCAGACGAACTGCTATATTTTGGGCGATGAGGAGACCTCAAGCGCCTGGATCATCGATCCGGGTAGTGACGAGAGCGCCATCATCCGCCGCATCGAGAAGCGTAACGTCACACCGGTCGCCATCCTTCTGACCCATACCCATTGGGACCATATCACTGCACTCGGCGCTTTGAAAAACCATTGGCCGGAGCTGGAAATACTGGTCAGCGAAGAGGATTCCCTCTACTTGGGTCCAGACGGATACGACAACCTCAAACAAGTATGTTTCGACAAGAGTTTTTGGGACAAATATGAAGAAGAGCTGAGCAATCTTCCCCAACCTACCGCCTTTTTACATGATGGACAGCTTCTGCAAGACAGCCACCTGAGCGTATTGGTAACTCCCGGACATACCCCTGGAGGCCTTTGTTTTTACCATGAAGAGGGTCAGTTCATGTTCACCGGCGATACCTTGTTCGCCGGAAGCATCGGCCGCACTGACCTACAAGGTGGATCCTATTCACGTATCGTTGAAAGCTGCCAGCGCTTGCTGAAGCTCCCCGAGGAAGTCCAGATACTTCCCGGTCACGGGCCTGCAAGCACCATAGCACGCGAGCAACACAATCCCTATCTCTAA
- a CDS encoding DbpA RNA binding domain-containing protein: protein MYVPACTFLPLSVTALRYPLTFVIRLFLAGGEGDSSPFLPSSLPRPAKRGRGAATYPGNKMPAAGIQSEANHYQGELLMDNENKSTPNEEDLLTGTIQLLAAKVKADASPDELERLKRLIKKNVPFTLRGYFMAYLLREILQANNPRRANSRETARPAKVKRESKAPSKAEEPQAKPQEKVREEKALPEGARTLYLNIGKMKRLYAKELSQLLQTELEITRDDIYSIRIHDKYSFISMSEENCEKAIVKLNGMDIKGRTAAVSYSNKE, encoded by the coding sequence GTGTATGTGCCAGCATGCACCTTCCTACCTTTGAGTGTGACCGCCTTGCGGTATCCGCTTACTTTCGTCATCCGCCTGTTTCTTGCAGGTGGCGAAGGAGACAGTTCGCCCTTCCTTCCCTCTTCCCTGCCGCGGCCGGCAAAAAGAGGCAGAGGTGCAGCTACGTATCCAGGAAACAAAATGCCCGCCGCTGGCATCCAAAGCGAGGCAAATCACTATCAAGGAGAATTGCTCATGGACAATGAAAACAAGAGCACCCCGAACGAAGAAGACCTGTTGACCGGCACTATCCAACTGCTGGCAGCAAAGGTCAAGGCCGACGCCAGTCCCGATGAATTGGAAAGACTGAAGAGGCTGATCAAGAAAAACGTACCCTTCACCCTGCGCGGCTATTTCATGGCCTACCTCTTGAGGGAAATCCTGCAGGCTAACAATCCCAGAAGGGCCAACAGCCGAGAAACGGCGAGACCGGCAAAAGTAAAGCGCGAGAGCAAAGCCCCTTCCAAGGCCGAGGAACCACAGGCAAAGCCCCAGGAAAAAGTCAGGGAAGAGAAAGCCCTGCCCGAAGGCGCACGAACCCTGTACCTGAACATCGGCAAGATGAAGCGCCTGTATGCAAAAGAGTTGAGCCAACTGCTGCAAACTGAACTTGAAATCACCCGTGATGACATTTACAGCATCCGCATTCACGACAAGTACTCCTTCATCAGCATGAGCGAGGAGAACTGCGAGAAAGCCATCGTCAAGCTCAATGGAATGGACATCAAAGGCAGAACAGCCGCAGTGAGCTATTCCAACAAGGAGTAA
- the mltG gene encoding endolytic transglycosylase MltG encodes MAEKQKEPTQLSLDLEETKTAAPSKANTSSYKVVLKDEPDTKAPRPVVRKKTSVTTRSMTVKISSSKKAEEPAQKPKATPAKQGGTAVVRRPKAAVQTIRTAEQPNPHLVQTHVIRPKSNTVARPKVQPPPIGKRKGYRTSKAAMFLIPLLAATLLFCFAILWWVLSDQQEQRVEPSSLIEDRPAIAFTIERGMTARSVSLLLEQLGVVEDAQALLSYFVENNLATILKTGSYLMHSALSFPEIGTMLTAEPQMVQLTIPGAFTLKTIDDYLVNRLGFAEGTFLQSAHDLATAYGLGFAEGWLLGGTYTVNRQRAANDLALAMYEAMLNEIQKHLSSPQLEVYSIQELLIIASMIQAETQEAGQMQEISSVIFNRLKNEEPLGIDATTRYELDDWVNPIPTHALETKTPYNTRRKVGLPPSGICSPSPEAVHAAFFPADTPYFYYLHDENKQIHFALTYEQHKENIKQYR; translated from the coding sequence ATGGCTGAGAAACAAAAGGAACCAACGCAGTTGTCCTTGGATTTGGAAGAGACCAAAACTGCGGCGCCAAGCAAAGCCAATACTTCCTCGTACAAAGTGGTATTGAAGGATGAACCGGATACAAAAGCACCTCGTCCAGTCGTGCGAAAAAAGACTTCGGTGACAACCCGCAGCATGACGGTAAAAATATCGTCTTCGAAGAAAGCAGAGGAACCTGCACAAAAGCCCAAGGCTACTCCCGCAAAACAGGGCGGCACAGCCGTTGTACGACGTCCTAAAGCTGCCGTACAGACGATCAGGACTGCGGAGCAGCCGAATCCTCACTTGGTGCAAACACATGTGATACGGCCAAAAAGTAATACCGTTGCGCGACCGAAGGTGCAACCTCCCCCGATTGGCAAACGAAAAGGATATCGTACATCAAAAGCTGCCATGTTTCTTATTCCGCTGCTTGCGGCAACCCTTTTGTTTTGCTTTGCAATCCTGTGGTGGGTGCTGTCCGATCAGCAAGAGCAACGCGTTGAGCCTAGTTCGCTCATTGAGGACAGGCCGGCTATTGCCTTCACGATCGAGCGTGGTATGACTGCCCGCTCAGTAAGCTTGTTGCTGGAGCAATTGGGGGTGGTTGAGGATGCTCAGGCATTGCTCTCCTACTTCGTTGAGAACAATCTTGCGACAATTCTCAAGACCGGTTCCTATTTGATGCACAGCGCATTGAGTTTTCCGGAAATAGGGACCATGCTCACCGCCGAGCCGCAGATGGTGCAGTTGACCATTCCGGGAGCTTTTACACTCAAGACTATCGATGATTACTTGGTCAACCGATTGGGTTTTGCAGAGGGAACTTTCCTCCAATCTGCGCACGATTTGGCTACCGCTTACGGTCTCGGATTTGCAGAAGGTTGGTTGCTTGGCGGTACCTATACGGTAAACCGGCAGCGAGCTGCCAATGATTTGGCTTTGGCTATGTATGAGGCAATGCTCAACGAGATTCAGAAGCACCTGAGTTCTCCCCAGTTGGAGGTGTACTCGATCCAGGAGTTGTTGATCATTGCTTCCATGATTCAGGCCGAAACCCAGGAAGCCGGCCAAATGCAAGAGATTTCATCGGTAATTTTCAATCGGTTGAAGAATGAGGAGCCGCTTGGGATCGATGCAACCACCCGCTATGAGCTGGATGACTGGGTCAATCCCATTCCCACCCATGCCTTGGAAACGAAGACTCCCTACAATACCCGGCGAAAGGTGGGGCTGCCGCCGAGTGGAATATGCAGTCCCTCACCCGAGGCTGTGCATGCAGCGTTCTTTCCGGCGGACACTCCCTATTTCTACTACTTGCACGATGAGAATAAGCAGATTCATTTTGCTCTTACCTACGAACAGCACAAAGAAAATATCAAACAGTATCGGTAG
- a CDS encoding SdpI family protein, with amino-acid sequence MKQKRSLFDRTLIITTIVCLLPLVFSVMVYQDLPDQVAIHFNAAGDPDGYASKAFAAFILPLLLTLLNVVLQVALKSDPKRDPSERIYHISRWIIAPLNLFLCPLTLLIALGKPIQVERVVPLAVSILFLIIGNYLPKCKLNYTIGFKLPWTLASEYNWKKTHRFAGWLWTGVSIVCILGMLVGLSAVPLFLVGIPIIAIAPVLYSFILYRTEQATDTV; translated from the coding sequence ATGAAACAAAAACGCTCTCTTTTTGATCGTACGCTTATTATTACCACAATTGTATGCCTGCTGCCGCTGGTATTCTCGGTGATGGTCTATCAGGACCTGCCCGACCAAGTGGCAATACACTTCAATGCAGCCGGCGATCCGGACGGCTATGCGTCAAAGGCTTTCGCTGCCTTTATACTTCCCCTTTTACTCACGCTTTTGAATGTCGTACTGCAAGTAGCATTAAAATCCGATCCCAAGCGCGATCCCAGCGAACGGATTTATCACATCTCTCGGTGGATTATCGCACCGCTGAATCTTTTTCTGTGTCCCCTTACCCTCTTGATAGCACTCGGGAAACCCATTCAGGTTGAACGCGTCGTTCCCCTGGCGGTTTCCATTCTCTTTCTGATCATTGGAAACTATTTGCCGAAATGCAAACTCAACTATACCATCGGGTTCAAGCTCCCCTGGACACTTGCCAGCGAATACAACTGGAAAAAAACCCACCGGTTTGCTGGCTGGCTTTGGACAGGGGTAAGCATTGTCTGCATCCTGGGCATGTTGGTTGGCTTGAGTGCGGTACCACTTTTTTTGGTTGGCATCCCGATTATCGCCATCGCTCCGGTACTCTATTCGTTCATCCTCTACAGAACAGAACAAGCTACCGATACTGTTTGA
- a CDS encoding autorepressor SdpR family transcription factor, translated as MGFSETMKAISDPQRREMLSLLKKGKLSAGEIVTNFPNLSAATVSYHLSLLKKASLITESKFKNFIYYELNASVFEEIMLWCAQFTGGSDETKTLSF; from the coding sequence ATGGGGTTCTCAGAAACCATGAAAGCCATTTCCGACCCCCAGCGGCGAGAAATGCTCTCACTACTGAAAAAAGGCAAACTGAGTGCGGGAGAAATTGTAACTAATTTCCCCAATCTCTCCGCTGCCACCGTTTCATACCATCTCTCGTTGTTGAAAAAGGCTTCTCTCATAACAGAAAGCAAATTCAAGAATTTCATTTATTACGAACTCAACGCCTCAGTCTTTGAGGAAATCATGCTTTGGTGCGCCCAGTTTACGGGAGGATCTGATGAAACAAAAACGCTCTCTTTTTGA